cacttctgacaccatttctCATGAAACTCTAAAATCTCAGATTTTAGACCCATGCaaatatgtttatgtgtgcaccTATTTACCAGCAGTGTGATGTCGTTTTAGAGAAAATATGCAGAAAACAAGCCACTTTCCAACATGAATTGTCAAAATATACCTCTGTAAGGTCATCATTATATTTTCTCAGTGTGTTGCTGCATGCATCCTGCAGCTGTATTTGACGCATGGTCATTATAATGGTTCATTTAGTAAAGCACCATCTTTCAAATTATGTTATGATCAGGATGACTAAATGTGTTCATTACCTTAATGGCTTTTATGACAATGTCTAAACATCCCCTATGGTGAAACATAAACTATAAGGTGTGCACACCACAGGACAGAGTCCAGCATCATTGTGGTACAGGCACAGATGGTCCCTTTGCTTCACAATATGACGCTAGCTCCTCTGACTCAAAACTGCTCCAACTGCAGCCAAGTGTTGGCCGCAGAGTTCAGCGTGACTAAGGCTGTGCTTCTGGGTCTGGTGTTGGGAGTCTTCATTGCATTCGGAATAGTTGGAAACATCCTGGTTATCCTCTCAGTAGTTTGCCACAGACACCTGCGGACAGTGACTCATTATTTCATCGTAAATTTAGCAGTCGCAGACTTGCTACTGAGCTCCACGGTGCTACCCTTCTCCGCCATATTCGAGATCCTGGACCGGTGGGTTTTTGGCCGAGCCTTTTGTAATGTTTGGGCAGCTGTAGATGTGCTCTGCTGCACCGCCTCAATCATGAGCCTATGTGTGATCTCTGTGGACCGCTACATTGGGGTCAGTTACCCCCTGCGTTATCCAGCTATAATGACAAAGCACAGAGCCCTACTGGCTGTCATGCTGCTGTGGGTGCTGTCTGTCATCATATCCATCGGACCACTCTTTGGCTGGAAAGAGCCGGCGCCGGAGGACGATTCCATCTGCAAGATCACAGAGGAGCCGGGCTATGCCATCTTCTCTGCAGTGGGCTCCTTCTACCTCCCCCTTGCCATTATTCTGTCTATGTACTGTCGGGTGTACGTGGTGGCCCGCAGAGAGAGCCAGGGCCTGAAGGAGGGCCACAAGACAGAGAAGTCAGATTCAGAATTTGTGATACTACGGATCCATAGAGGCAACACAACTGTGAGCGAGGATGAGGCACTTCGCAGCCGCACACATTTTGCCCTTCGTTTGCGGAGGTTCTCTCGGGAGAAGAAGGCTGCTAAGACCTTGGGCATCGTTGTAGGCTGCTTCGTGCTGTGCTGGCTGCCTTTCTTCCTGGTCCTTCCCATCAGTAAGTACCAGCTCTTTCTTATGTTTCTTTTAAAATATGAACAATACTTAAgctaaacatattttttgtgttgtATGTTCATCTGCTGAATCCACTAACTGGCCATacaattaggtacacctgcaaaatAAAATGGCAGTTAGTAGAGCATAGACCTGTGCCAAGGCCTAGCCATTCAAACCATGTCAGTCTGACTCTGTCTGACCCTGACCCTGCGGGGTGACAAAcagcaaatatatattttttttaacaatgcacacatgttaaaagtgaaatTTCAATGTTGACGATGTGCATTTACTAGAAAAAAAGAacaaaggttatggcaagcaggaaaattgttgtttatttcaactattttccctaaaatacgcattgaggctagaaagtgtgttttatctTAATTACTCGATTTatcgaacaaactaattgatAGCTTGTTCAATTAGGCGACTgaaataattgatagctgcagcccttaTAATACAAAGTTGACACTA
This genomic interval from Entelurus aequoreus isolate RoL-2023_Sb linkage group LG06, RoL_Eaeq_v1.1, whole genome shotgun sequence contains the following:
- the adra1aa gene encoding adrenoceptor alpha 1Aa, with amino-acid sequence MVPLLHNMTLAPLTQNCSNCSQVLAAEFSVTKAVLLGLVLGVFIAFGIVGNILVILSVVCHRHLRTVTHYFIVNLAVADLLLSSTVLPFSAIFEILDRWVFGRAFCNVWAAVDVLCCTASIMSLCVISVDRYIGVSYPLRYPAIMTKHRALLAVMLLWVLSVIISIGPLFGWKEPAPEDDSICKITEEPGYAIFSAVGSFYLPLAIILSMYCRVYVVARRESQGLKEGHKTEKSDSEFVILRIHRGNTTVSEDEALRSRTHFALRLRRFSREKKAAKTLGIVVGCFVLCWLPFFLVLPISSIFPAYRPPDTVFKITFWLGYFNSCINPIIYPCSNQEFKKAFQSLLAVKCLRGTPRQHHHHHLGLNPTPSHNQCLTLNLADGGASCRLSPSSPVALSRTPSSRDSREWRVLSDGPTGGKVAKLCSKSVRRTCCCIRSGGRPSQEENFAPAPPVLPTIKIHQLSLSDKGEPV